From a region of the Methanothermobacter tenebrarum genome:
- a CDS encoding PQQ-binding-like beta-propeller repeat protein, translating to MKSKKIIIGFLITCVILGPVSAVDWPMFHGNPEHTGFLEEPSDFAPHPWTTKIGPVNASLAIFNKIAYIGSLDGKIYAINLEDGIILWDYKTGASIVSSPAVKNNTLFVGSKDGHVYAIDIETGKLKWKFKTGNSIESSPAVSNDTVYIGSDDCRVYAIDMETGSKKWDIYLGDSIKSSPLLVNDTLYVAATNGRLYAIGTEKGTEIWNYTTGDAIYSTPAFYNGTIYVASNDGYLYAFNATDGTMEWKYNLGNKVYSSPTIDERDNSLFIGADNGNFTCLDTRDGRLKWSYQAGGPIKSTAALFDDYVTFGSDDGTLYVLNKYSGKEEWKYSPGYYLFNSPIRSSPVVYGKTIYFASENGYLYSLDNEKREGPTPIFAYYTIGIFIIIIGVIICIRILSR from the coding sequence ATGAAAAGCAAGAAAATAATCATAGGATTCCTAATAACATGTGTTATTCTCGGTCCTGTGTCCGCTGTTGACTGGCCCATGTTCCATGGCAACCCAGAACATACAGGTTTCTTAGAGGAGCCTAGTGATTTCGCCCCCCACCCATGGACAACGAAGATAGGACCAGTTAATGCTTCACTAGCGATATTCAACAAGATAGCATATATAGGATCCTTAGATGGTAAGATATATGCAATAAATCTTGAAGATGGTATAATCCTTTGGGATTATAAAACAGGAGCCAGTATAGTGTCCTCACCAGCGGTGAAAAATAACACTTTATTTGTAGGCTCAAAGGACGGGCACGTTTATGCTATAGATATAGAAACTGGTAAACTGAAATGGAAATTTAAAACAGGCAATTCTATAGAATCTTCCCCAGCGGTTTCAAATGACACTGTCTATATTGGATCGGACGATTGCCGTGTTTATGCCATAGACATGGAAACCGGTTCAAAAAAATGGGATATCTACCTTGGCGATTCTATAAAATCCTCACCTTTACTTGTAAATGACACATTGTACGTTGCAGCTACAAATGGGAGATTATATGCGATCGGAACAGAAAAAGGGACAGAAATATGGAATTACACTACAGGAGACGCTATTTATTCAACTCCTGCATTCTATAATGGGACCATTTATGTCGCATCAAATGACGGCTACCTTTATGCTTTTAATGCTACTGATGGGACGATGGAGTGGAAATACAACCTCGGCAATAAAGTGTATTCATCTCCTACCATAGATGAAAGAGACAACAGCCTATTTATAGGGGCTGATAATGGAAACTTCACATGCCTTGACACCAGGGATGGACGATTAAAATGGTCATACCAAGCCGGAGGTCCTATAAAATCTACAGCAGCCCTTTTTGACGATTATGTGACCTTCGGTTCAGATGATGGCACGCTATATGTCTTGAATAAATATAGTGGAAAAGAAGAATGGAAATATTCACCCGGCTATTATCTGTTTAATTCCCCAATAAGATCCTCCCCAGTAGTCTATGGGAAGACAATATACTTTGCATCGGAAAACGGCTACTTATATTCTCTTGATAATGAAAAAAGGGAAGGTCCAACCCCAATATTCGCATATTACACCATTGGGATATTCATAATCATAATTGGAGTGATAATATGTATAAGAATATTGAGTAGATAG
- a CDS encoding ABC transporter permease translates to METKKIMWMIKKDLLELWRHKPRLIAIILFPIIAIVFFGYGMGGSLENIPIVIVEQSHGQVTNQTVAAIKNMSLYDVKEVTSDPEQAKEMVNSGTVKAAIILPPDYDNLESRQAPTVVLYVDSSDQLATQAIVPATQTLFARISGEIGVQKMQVESQTGPIIQNGSSKTLQSIINAINFEVDKVYGDVKYMDFLIPGILAMTVMFACMGGMGRSIAGERETGELARLFMTPTSIATVVGGKIISKLITETGRALILLIVAIVLFGVTIKGSMLLTLLLLVLTALCFVGFGIMISARAETQEDYMQMIMPFQLPMMFVSGVFYPIETMPWFFQKLAYVFPLTYANNALRAVILRGAGITEIWSDIIILIIFTLIFFTLGVIRFNRDI, encoded by the coding sequence ATGGAAACAAAAAAGATCATGTGGATGATCAAAAAAGACCTCTTGGAATTATGGAGGCACAAACCACGTTTAATAGCCATAATATTATTCCCAATAATTGCCATAGTTTTCTTCGGTTATGGGATGGGAGGATCCCTTGAAAATATTCCTATAGTTATAGTTGAACAAAGCCATGGCCAAGTAACCAACCAGACAGTCGCGGCTATAAAAAATATGAGCCTATATGATGTCAAAGAAGTGACATCAGATCCTGAACAAGCCAAGGAGATGGTGAATTCAGGCACGGTTAAAGCCGCTATTATACTACCACCTGATTATGACAACCTGGAAAGTAGACAGGCCCCAACAGTCGTTTTATATGTTGATTCATCGGATCAGCTCGCAACTCAAGCAATTGTACCAGCAACACAAACATTATTCGCAAGAATTTCAGGAGAAATCGGAGTCCAGAAAATGCAAGTAGAAAGCCAAACAGGCCCCATAATACAAAATGGGAGTTCCAAAACGCTTCAAAGCATCATTAACGCCATTAACTTTGAAGTTGATAAAGTATATGGGGATGTGAAATATATGGATTTCCTAATCCCTGGTATACTAGCAATGACAGTAATGTTCGCATGTATGGGTGGTATGGGACGCTCGATCGCTGGTGAAAGGGAAACAGGGGAACTCGCAAGACTTTTCATGACACCAACAAGCATAGCGACAGTAGTTGGCGGCAAAATCATCTCCAAATTAATAACAGAAACAGGAAGAGCTCTGATATTACTCATAGTCGCCATAGTACTTTTCGGTGTAACAATAAAAGGAAGCATGCTCTTAACTCTCCTTTTACTCGTATTAACCGCCCTATGTTTTGTAGGCTTCGGTATAATGATCTCTGCACGGGCAGAAACTCAAGAAGATTACATGCAAATGATAATGCCATTCCAATTGCCAATGATGTTCGTATCAGGAGTCTTCTACCCAATAGAAACCATGCCGTGGTTTTTCCAGAAACTAGCATATGTATTCCCATTAACCTATGCGAATAATGCCTTAAGGGCTGTAATACTAAGAGGAGCTGGTATCACTGAAATTTGGTCAGATATCATAATATTAATCATATTCACTCTCATATTCTTCACATTAGGTGTTATAAGATTTAATAGAGACATATGA
- a CDS encoding ATP-binding cassette domain-containing protein encodes MKYAIETFDLTKKYGDFTAVDSLNMKIKNKTIFGFLGPNGAGKTTTIKMLTCLIPPTSGTAKVAGYDIIKEPDNVRQKIGMVPQLVSLYKDLTVRENIELCADFYGMPPELKEERINELMEMVDIKYAENKLVRHLSGGQQQKVSLVASLIHQPEILFLDEPTIGLDPTTKRVLWDLISELNDEGHTIILCSHDMYEVELLCDHVGIINQGVLAAFDTPQALKDAVIKEKESKVAKILKKIKEESEKDEIVEREGREISVFIVNLTDEIIEEIEKLPIVMKIKKHHRNRITIKIDERSENGVNTVIRTILDNDGIIKSISTKDPSLEDVFIKVTSEKVK; translated from the coding sequence ATGAAATATGCCATAGAAACATTCGATCTAACTAAAAAGTATGGAGACTTCACCGCAGTCGACAGCCTAAACATGAAAATAAAAAACAAGACAATATTCGGATTCTTAGGCCCTAACGGAGCCGGTAAGACAACCACGATAAAAATGCTCACATGTCTCATACCACCCACAAGTGGCACGGCCAAAGTCGCAGGATATGACATAATAAAAGAACCAGACAATGTAAGACAGAAAATAGGAATGGTACCACAACTTGTAAGCTTGTACAAGGATCTTACAGTAAGAGAAAACATAGAATTATGCGCCGATTTTTATGGGATGCCACCGGAACTGAAAGAAGAAAGAATCAATGAACTCATGGAAATGGTCGACATAAAATACGCAGAAAATAAACTCGTAAGACACTTATCAGGAGGACAACAACAAAAAGTCTCCCTCGTAGCCAGCCTAATACACCAACCAGAAATCCTATTCTTGGATGAGCCAACCATTGGATTAGACCCAACAACCAAAAGAGTACTATGGGATCTTATAAGCGAATTAAACGACGAAGGACACACTATAATACTCTGCTCACACGACATGTACGAAGTAGAACTACTATGCGACCACGTAGGCATAATAAACCAAGGCGTACTAGCAGCTTTTGACACTCCCCAAGCACTCAAAGATGCCGTGATCAAAGAAAAGGAATCAAAAGTGGCCAAAATATTAAAAAAGATAAAAGAAGAAAGTGAAAAGGACGAAATTGTTGAAAGAGAAGGTAGAGAAATAAGCGTATTCATAGTTAACCTCACAGATGAAATTATTGAGGAAATAGAGAAACTGCCAATAGTCATGAAAATTAAGAAGCATCATCGCAATCGTATAACGATAAAAATAGATGAAAGATCAGAAAATGGTGTTAATACTGTTATAAGAACCATACTAGACAATGACGGGATTATAAAGTCCATTTCAACAAAAGATCCAAGCTTAGAGGATGTGTTCATAAAAGTAACATCCGAGAAGGTGAAATAA
- a CDS encoding PadR family transcriptional regulator encodes MKDHNNHIIKSFMRGFGKTMILLLINKERTHGYEIMKKLHKFYSIKGMSHKIKPPGPSIIYPILHDLEERGLIKGEWELKGGRRIKYYKITPQGEETVKKIKHILRNHIMRTWEEFWEDIPQKRR; translated from the coding sequence ATGAAAGATCACAACAATCACATAATAAAAAGTTTCATGCGAGGATTCGGTAAGACGATGATCTTACTCTTAATAAATAAGGAAAGAACCCACGGATACGAGATAATGAAAAAACTCCACAAATTCTATTCGATAAAGGGCATGTCCCATAAGATAAAACCGCCGGGTCCGAGTATAATCTATCCAATACTTCACGATCTCGAAGAAAGAGGACTTATAAAAGGAGAATGGGAGTTAAAAGGTGGAAGAAGGATTAAATATTACAAGATAACACCCCAAGGTGAAGAAACAGTCAAAAAAATCAAACATATACTTAGAAATCACATTATGAGGACTTGGGAAGAGTTCTGGGAAGACATACCCCAAAAGAGAAGGTGA
- a CDS encoding sugar phosphate isomerase/epimerase, giving the protein MKLGFSTLALFMKSLEEMLKIASKDGFQLIEILCEGPYWPRRLLENKSFIESLESYDVELFLHAPTIDLNPASINQGIREETKKQTMETIELAYNIGATTITTHPGLIHRKEERIRNMALEFAKETLKDCSIYAEDLGVKLSIENMPGRYSYLCNNPREHEEFIKACECSATVDIGHANTTGDLENFFKIENIAYYHINDNNGKKDEHLPVGEGNLNLKLLKNVKKGIIELNNYENVLKSKSRIKKLIEKL; this is encoded by the coding sequence ATGAAACTCGGCTTTTCTACACTGGCATTATTCATGAAATCACTTGAAGAAATGTTAAAAATAGCATCAAAAGACGGTTTCCAACTCATTGAAATACTCTGCGAAGGCCCATATTGGCCCAGAAGATTACTAGAAAATAAGTCATTCATAGAATCTCTAGAATCCTATGACGTTGAATTATTCCTACATGCACCCACAATTGACCTTAACCCTGCCAGCATAAACCAAGGTATCAGAGAGGAAACCAAAAAACAGACAATGGAAACAATAGAATTAGCCTATAATATTGGTGCAACCACCATAACAACACACCCAGGACTCATACATAGAAAAGAAGAGAGAATAAGGAACATGGCGCTTGAATTCGCGAAAGAAACGCTAAAGGATTGCTCCATTTATGCAGAAGATCTTGGAGTTAAACTTTCCATCGAAAACATGCCAGGCCGCTATTCCTACCTTTGCAACAATCCACGTGAACATGAAGAATTCATCAAAGCTTGTGAGTGCTCTGCTACGGTGGACATAGGACATGCCAATACAACTGGAGACCTTGAAAATTTCTTCAAAATTGAAAATATAGCATATTATCATATAAACGATAATAATGGTAAAAAGGATGAACATTTGCCAGTTGGTGAAGGCAACCTTAACCTAAAACTACTCAAAAACGTGAAAAAGGGTATAATAGAACTCAACAATTACGAGAATGTCCTGAAAAGCAAATCAAGGATAAAAAAGTTAATAGAAAAATTATAA
- a CDS encoding HAD family hydrolase has protein sequence MKKAIVFDNSGTLTERYRAIKRIKTGKICDFISSLDLVEYKKNRALVVLQTDPAACIINARPNQTIYDFITRNNIDLGISYSNIDISKDEILDILKDDNSKVKDIQDTIRAVLDRGYDIEICSGSGFILNIEKRMVEFTITAGGRLFPEVLDVISELKKRDMDIYVASGDRKGALEKLAITINIPTSNVFATVDAKGKALVIRRLKKKYDKVMMVGDGLNDILALKEADIGVLTLQQSNNVHEKLLKAADIIIYNIREILDIKF, from the coding sequence ATGAAAAAAGCTATTGTATTTGATAATTCAGGGACTCTCACTGAAAGGTATAGGGCGATCAAAAGGATTAAAACAGGTAAAATCTGTGATTTTATCAGTTCACTAGATCTGGTCGAGTATAAAAAGAACAGGGCTCTTGTAGTCCTCCAGACAGACCCTGCAGCTTGTATAATTAATGCCAGGCCAAACCAGACCATATATGATTTCATAACACGAAATAATATAGATTTGGGTATAAGCTACTCCAATATTGATATAAGCAAGGATGAAATCCTAGATATATTAAAGGATGACAATAGTAAAGTCAAAGATATACAGGATACCATAAGAGCTGTTTTAGATAGAGGATATGATATTGAGATATGTAGCGGTTCAGGGTTCATACTCAACATAGAAAAAAGAATGGTTGAATTTACCATAACAGCTGGTGGTAGATTATTCCCAGAAGTCTTAGATGTCATATCAGAGCTTAAAAAGAGGGATATGGATATTTATGTTGCTTCTGGTGACAGGAAAGGGGCTTTGGAGAAGCTTGCAATCACAATCAATATACCAACTTCAAATGTTTTTGCTACAGTAGATGCAAAAGGGAAAGCTCTTGTCATAAGAAGGCTTAAGAAAAAGTATGACAAGGTCATGATGGTTGGGGATGGCCTTAACGACATCTTAGCACTTAAAGAAGCGGATATTGGGGTTCTAACTTTACAACAGAGTAATAATGTTCATGAGAAGCTTTTAAAAGCTGCTGATATCATCATATATAATATAAGAGAAATTTTAGACATAAAATTTTGA
- a CDS encoding LysE family transporter codes for MIEVLLFVATSFMIGLSGAMAPGPLLTVTISDSLKKGSKAGPLLVLGHVIGEVLLILLILEGLGWLITSSLASAWVGLIGGAVMIFLGLNMIRDTSSGMESDGFKDFGLVSKGLVTSVSNPYFFIWWGTIGAALMLKGMELAKLTGLAAFLIGHWSSDFAWYGIVSFFSARGKPILKSSYRFIISACGVFLIVVGLYFILTSSITRLIA; via the coding sequence ATGATAGAGGTTCTACTTTTCGTCGCGACCTCCTTTATGATCGGACTTTCAGGTGCCATGGCTCCAGGGCCTCTTTTAACGGTGACGATTTCTGATTCCCTTAAAAAAGGGTCTAAGGCGGGCCCTTTATTAGTATTAGGCCATGTTATAGGGGAAGTTTTGCTCATTCTACTTATACTAGAGGGTTTGGGTTGGTTGATAACTTCTTCTTTGGCTTCTGCTTGGGTGGGTTTGATCGGTGGGGCTGTTATGATATTCTTGGGTTTGAATATGATACGGGATACGAGCTCTGGGATGGAATCTGATGGATTTAAGGATTTTGGCTTGGTATCTAAAGGTCTTGTGACTAGTGTTTCAAATCCGTATTTTTTTATATGGTGGGGTACGATAGGCGCTGCATTGATGCTTAAGGGTATGGAATTGGCGAAATTGACTGGATTGGCAGCTTTTCTCATTGGACATTGGTCTTCGGATTTTGCATGGTATGGTATTGTATCATTCTTTTCTGCTAGGGGTAAACCGATATTAAAGAGTAGTTACAGGTTTATAATATCGGCTTGTGGTGTTTTTCTCATTGTAGTTGGATTATATTTTATTCTTACATCTTCAATAACCCGCTTAATAGCATAA
- the ala gene encoding alanine dehydrogenase: protein MKKTLLLKKSDIKDLVDMDDILLVVEEAFKEYALSRVQMPPKSYLFFKMGDLRIMPSYLEVPGVAGVKCVNSHPKNPKEYSLPTVMAIIELVDPADGFPLTIMDGTWVTDMRTGAAGGISVKYLARPDSKKLGIIGAGRQAYTQLMAIKSVLDIEEVSVYCRTPSSREEFAKKTSKKYGIDVIPARTAEEAVKDKDIIVTATPSTKPIIKSEWTPPGVHICAIGADAPGKQELDPEILIRGRVFVDSWEQASHSGEINVPLKEGLLSKDDIEGTLGQVIIGEIPGRIKGDEITIFDSTGLSIQDMATAALIYERASKKERGVEISFME from the coding sequence ATGAAAAAAACTCTACTATTAAAAAAGAGTGACATCAAGGATCTTGTAGACATGGATGATATCCTATTAGTTGTTGAAGAAGCATTCAAGGAGTATGCTCTTAGTAGGGTCCAAATGCCTCCAAAAAGTTATCTATTCTTTAAAATGGGCGATCTTAGGATTATGCCATCCTACCTAGAAGTTCCTGGAGTGGCCGGGGTGAAATGTGTTAACTCCCATCCAAAAAATCCCAAGGAATATTCACTACCTACTGTAATGGCCATTATAGAATTAGTTGACCCAGCGGATGGTTTTCCACTTACGATAATGGACGGTACTTGGGTTACGGATATGAGAACCGGAGCCGCTGGTGGAATATCAGTAAAATATCTTGCAAGACCAGACTCGAAAAAACTTGGGATAATAGGAGCTGGTAGGCAAGCATACACCCAGCTTATGGCCATTAAAAGCGTATTGGATATTGAGGAGGTTAGCGTATACTGTCGCACGCCATCGTCCAGGGAAGAATTCGCAAAGAAAACATCTAAAAAGTATGGTATAGATGTTATACCTGCAAGGACTGCCGAGGAAGCTGTTAAGGACAAGGATATTATAGTCACGGCAACCCCTTCAACCAAACCCATTATAAAATCTGAGTGGACGCCTCCAGGAGTGCATATATGCGCAATCGGGGCCGACGCCCCTGGCAAACAGGAATTGGATCCTGAGATCCTTATAAGGGGGCGGGTTTTCGTGGATTCATGGGAACAAGCTTCCCATAGTGGTGAGATAAATGTACCCCTCAAAGAGGGTCTACTATCAAAGGATGATATAGAAGGTACTCTAGGCCAGGTTATAATAGGTGAAATCCCAGGGAGGATCAAAGGCGATGAGATAACAATATTTGATTCAACAGGTCTATCGATACAGGATATGGCAACAGCAGCGCTAATATATGAGAGAGCTTCAAAGAAGGAAAGGGGAGTTGAAATAAGCTTCATGGAATGA
- the gatA gene encoding Asp-tRNA(Asn)/Glu-tRNA(Gln) amidotransferase subunit GatA produces MDIASKVESIKDHELTAEENVKNFLEVIEEKNPRINAFIEVNKEYAIKKAAEIDSRVSKGEKLGRLAGLVIGVKSNINVKDFMVSAASKTLENYRGSYDATVIERIKREDGIIIGMTNMDEFAAGSSTETSYFGVTDNPAAEGRIPGGSSGGSAAAVAAQMCDLTLGSDTGGSIRNPASHCGVYGFKPTYGLVSRQGLLDLAMSFDQIGPLANDLYGIGLLLDVINGYDPKDPTTIESNGTSFTRLFDEERSDLTFGVVKEFHEVTDDPIVDIVEDTINSIKEEGYNVVELPFKYIDLCLPTYYLINYVEFFSATRKYDGRKYGYKIEDVCGEEVLRRIQIGSYISRKEFSGKYYRRALQARSLIRKEIEKVLKNVDVIIGPTVPKLPHKIGTSITPMEMYSYDILTVIANLAGIPAASMKIGKVKGIPVGLQLQAKPLEDWKIMKAMIEIESILKGRG; encoded by the coding sequence ATGGATATCGCTAGTAAAGTTGAATCAATCAAAGACCATGAACTAACAGCAGAAGAAAATGTTAAAAATTTCCTAGAGGTCATAGAAGAAAAAAATCCTAGGATAAACGCTTTCATAGAAGTAAACAAGGAGTATGCTATTAAGAAGGCGGCTGAGATCGATTCAAGAGTATCAAAGGGTGAAAAACTTGGTAGATTGGCCGGGTTAGTGATTGGTGTGAAAAGCAACATTAATGTTAAAGATTTCATGGTCTCGGCAGCTTCTAAGACCCTTGAAAATTACCGTGGAAGTTATGATGCCACCGTCATAGAAAGGATAAAAAGAGAAGATGGTATAATAATCGGGATGACCAACATGGACGAATTTGCAGCTGGAAGCTCCACTGAAACATCTTATTTTGGAGTGACAGACAATCCTGCAGCAGAAGGCAGGATACCTGGGGGTTCAAGTGGGGGTAGCGCAGCTGCAGTAGCGGCTCAAATGTGCGACTTAACCTTAGGATCAGACACTGGAGGATCTATAAGAAATCCCGCATCACACTGCGGCGTTTACGGATTCAAACCAACTTACGGTCTCGTATCCCGACAGGGCCTCCTTGACCTTGCCATGAGCTTCGACCAAATAGGACCATTAGCAAATGACCTATATGGTATAGGCTTGTTACTTGATGTTATAAATGGCTACGACCCCAAGGATCCTACAACAATAGAATCCAATGGGACATCTTTCACCAGATTATTTGATGAAGAGAGATCAGATTTAACATTTGGGGTTGTGAAAGAATTCCATGAGGTTACAGACGATCCAATAGTTGATATAGTAGAAGATACCATCAACTCGATTAAAGAAGAAGGCTATAACGTGGTTGAACTCCCATTTAAGTATATTGACCTTTGCCTGCCAACCTATTATCTTATAAATTATGTGGAGTTTTTTTCTGCAACGAGAAAATACGATGGGAGGAAATATGGTTATAAAATCGAGGATGTCTGCGGAGAAGAAGTTCTAAGGAGGATACAAATCGGATCATATATAAGCCGGAAAGAATTCTCTGGTAAATATTATAGGCGAGCCCTCCAAGCACGCTCCCTTATAAGAAAAGAAATAGAAAAAGTTCTCAAAAATGTGGATGTCATAATAGGGCCTACAGTCCCTAAACTACCGCACAAGATTGGAACATCCATCACACCAATGGAAATGTACTCCTATGACATTTTAACCGTTATAGCGAACTTGGCGGGTATACCAGCTGCTAGCATGAAAATAGGTAAAGTTAAGGGGATCCCTGTAGGTTTACAATTACAGGCCAAACCATTAGAAGATTGGAAAATCATGAAGGCCATGATAGAAATAGAATCGATACTTAAAGGACGAGGATGA
- a CDS encoding AAA family ATPase, with amino-acid sequence MMRIGLAYLKGSVPAFEDFGNLPTDIVKENGLVKGEPAHKVLDGLIIPGGSIIESGSISSDFAREVKKISKDGFIIGICSGFQVLGEKTNIGRRSPYPIKREGLGLLNVNFEPMINNDRVEASVVGESFMTKGLVGTNIIGFHCHTYGAIKGDAKPIFYSKIKRSDYKDNPQEILSGVCNDEGNIVGTLIHGCLDYNPRLVENILKFLDANETDKKKILKLNSLLIKKIKSELAIDTNIKVPDKKREPGCPLMIMIASTGSGSGKTFITTGIAGALRKRGFKVGVLKVGPDVRDIVPALYLIKEKMEEYSSIRIAKLGWMPLEHVLKKLKDSTYDIVIIEGVMSSVTGMLNEKTPYSSAEIAFAADIPVILVSNCSKGGIESAALDIVAHGKLMKKLGIEIGGVILNRVYDDRIFLKASDFIKHTLDCDFIYKLPKVDISERGGTPEIEIKLEDFSLTALKTIEENINLSKICSVARKPSFRGYIPIKVLEGKFKHSL; translated from the coding sequence ATGATGAGGATAGGACTAGCATATTTGAAAGGCTCAGTACCAGCATTTGAAGATTTCGGCAACCTACCCACCGACATCGTCAAAGAAAATGGCCTAGTCAAAGGCGAACCAGCCCACAAGGTACTGGATGGTCTGATAATTCCTGGAGGCAGCATAATAGAATCTGGTTCGATAAGTTCCGATTTTGCCCGTGAAGTCAAAAAAATCTCAAAAGACGGTTTCATAATAGGTATATGCTCAGGATTCCAAGTACTTGGAGAAAAAACTAATATAGGTCGAAGATCCCCCTATCCTATCAAGAGGGAGGGTTTAGGCCTTCTAAATGTTAATTTTGAGCCTATGATAAATAATGATAGGGTTGAAGCTTCTGTTGTTGGCGAATCATTCATGACAAAGGGGCTTGTCGGAACTAACATAATAGGATTTCATTGCCACACCTATGGGGCGATAAAAGGAGATGCAAAGCCCATATTCTACTCAAAAATAAAAAGGAGCGATTATAAGGATAACCCCCAGGAGATCCTCTCAGGGGTTTGTAACGATGAAGGGAATATAGTAGGTACTCTAATCCATGGTTGCCTTGATTACAACCCAAGACTAGTTGAAAACATCCTAAAATTTTTAGATGCAAATGAGACAGATAAAAAAAAGATACTAAAACTTAACAGTCTACTCATCAAAAAGATAAAATCTGAATTGGCCATTGACACGAATATCAAAGTCCCAGATAAGAAAAGAGAGCCTGGCTGTCCCCTTATGATAATGATAGCAAGTACAGGGTCTGGTTCAGGTAAAACATTTATAACCACGGGTATTGCGGGGGCGCTCCGCAAAAGAGGATTCAAAGTCGGGGTATTAAAGGTCGGACCTGATGTAAGGGATATAGTACCTGCACTTTACCTTATAAAAGAGAAAATGGAAGAATATTCCTCTATAAGAATAGCCAAACTTGGCTGGATGCCGCTTGAACATGTTCTAAAGAAATTAAAGGATTCAACCTATGATATTGTTATTATAGAGGGTGTTATGAGTAGCGTAACAGGTATGCTAAATGAGAAGACTCCATACTCATCTGCCGAGATAGCATTCGCCGCCGACATACCAGTAATATTAGTTTCCAATTGTAGTAAAGGTGGTATAGAATCAGCAGCACTTGATATAGTGGCACATGGAAAATTAATGAAAAAACTAGGAATTGAAATAGGGGGAGTTATCCTCAACAGAGTTTACGATGATAGGATATTTCTGAAAGCCTCAGATTTCATAAAACACACGTTAGACTGTGATTTCATATATAAGCTCCCAAAAGTCGATATTAGTGAGAGAGGGGGAACCCCAGAAATAGAAATCAAACTCGAAGATTTTTCTCTCACAGCCCTAAAAACAATCGAAGAAAATATCAACCTTTCAAAGATATGCTCAGTAGCTCGTAAACCTTCATTTAGAGGGTATATTCCAATAAAAGTTTTGGAGGGGAAATTTAAACACAGTTTATAA
- the ribB gene encoding 3,4-dihydroxy-2-butanone-4-phosphate synthase has translation MIEEALRSLRKGEIVLVFDAANRERETDMILAAEFVTPEHIKILRNDAGGLICAPVSAENAEKLGIPFMTDIMQVASKKYKVLKRLSPHDIPYDEKSAFSITINHRKTFTGITDNDRALTIRELALLCKNGQHERFGEFFRSPGHVTLLRAAPGHVINRKGHTEMSIALMEMAGLTKVAVCCEMMDNKSGNSLSTRDAQLYAEEHDLIFLDGSQVIKAYEEMIASMGEL, from the coding sequence ATGATCGAAGAGGCACTAAGGTCACTAAGGAAAGGTGAAATAGTACTAGTTTTTGACGCTGCAAACAGGGAAAGAGAAACAGATATGATATTAGCTGCGGAGTTCGTAACACCCGAACATATAAAAATACTCAGAAACGATGCAGGAGGCCTAATATGCGCCCCCGTATCAGCAGAAAACGCGGAAAAACTTGGGATACCATTCATGACTGATATAATGCAGGTTGCAAGCAAAAAATATAAAGTGCTTAAAAGATTATCACCCCATGACATACCCTATGATGAAAAATCAGCATTTTCCATTACAATAAACCACAGAAAAACATTTACAGGGATAACAGATAACGACAGGGCGTTGACAATACGGGAACTCGCACTATTATGTAAAAATGGTCAGCATGAAAGATTTGGAGAATTTTTCAGGTCCCCAGGTCATGTGACATTGTTAAGAGCCGCCCCAGGTCATGTTATCAACAGAAAAGGGCATACTGAAATGAGCATAGCCCTAATGGAGATGGCTGGGTTGACGAAGGTTGCTGTCTGTTGTGAAATGATGGATAACAAAAGTGGTAATTCATTAAGTACTAGGGATGCTCAGTTGTATGCCGAGGAACATGATCTAATCTTCCTAGATGGTTCACAAGTTATTAAAGCATATGAAGAGATGATAGCTTCAATGGGGGAATTATAA